The following coding sequences are from one Candoia aspera isolate rCanAsp1 chromosome 13, rCanAsp1.hap2, whole genome shotgun sequence window:
- the LIPC gene encoding hepatic triacylglycerol lipase isoform X3: MEPDQEATLKSCHFNASLPLVMIIHGWSVDGRLEGWIWKLAEELKSHLAQTNIIIADWLPLAHAHYPVAVQNTRDVGQEIARFLEWLEESLQFHRGDAHLIGYSLGAHVAGFAGSSVRGGGKIGRITGLDPAGPLFEGMSPTDRLSPDDADLVDAIHTFTQQHMGLSVGIKQPVAHFDFYPNGGTFQPGCHIMHVYNHIVQYGITGLTQTVKCAHERSVHLFIDSLRHSQKQITGYWCKNMQMFDKGRCLDCRANRCNTLGYHIRKARVPGSQRLFLKTQAQMPFKVYHYQFKIHFIHEFQERQIDPTFTISLTGNKDDVENLSITLIEGITQNKTYTFLVPLDIDIGELMMIKLKWEGTAIWENIWDTVQTIIPWRKGDRRPGLIVKSIRVKAGETQQKMTFCSQHVDSLHLYPGHEKMFVRCEVSSQQL; the protein is encoded by the exons ATGGAGCCCGACCAGGAGGCCACCCTCAAGAGCTGCCACTTCAACGCATCCCTCCCGCTGGTGATGATCATCCACGGGTGGTCG GTGGACGGAAGACTAGAAGGCTGGATTTGGAAACTGGCTGAAGAGCTCAAATCCCACCTAGCTCAAACCAACATCATCATTGCTGACTGGCTCCCTCTTGCACATGCGCATTACCCCGTTGCTGTCCAGAATACGCGAGATGTTGGCCAAGAAATTGCTCGCTTCCTAGAATGGCTGGAG GAATCCTTGCAGTTTCACCGAGGTGATGCCCACCTGATTGGGTACAGCCTGGGGGCCCACGTGGCCGGTTTTGCCGGCAGCTCCGTGAGAGGCGGTGGGAAGATCGGCAGGATTACTG GCCTGGATCCTGCCGGCCCCCTCTTTGAAGGCATGTCACCGACAGACCGCCTTTCGCCAGACGACGCTGACTTGGTCGATGCCATCCACACCTTCACCCAGCAGCACATGGGCCTCAGCGTGGGGATCAAGCAGCCTGTGGCTCACTTTGACTTCTATCCCAATGGGGGAACTTTTCAGCCTGGCTGCCACATCATGCATGTTTACAACCACATTGTGCAATATGGAATCACGG GGCTCACCCAGACGGTGAAATGTGCCCATGAGAGGTCGGTTCACCTGTTTATTGACTCCCTGCGGCACAGTCAGAAGCAGATCACAGGCTACTGGTGCAAAAACATGCAGATGTTTGACAAGGGACGCTGCCTCGACTGCCGGGCAAACCGGTGCAACACCCTGGGCTATCATATCCGGAAGGCCCGGGTGCCTGGCAGCCAGAGGCTGTTCCTGAAGACCCAAGCCCAGATGCCGTTCAAAG TTTATCACTATCAGTTTAAAATCCATTTCATCCACGAATTCCAAGAACGTCAAATTGATCCAACGTTCACCATCTCGCTGACCGGCAACAAAGATGATGTTGAAAATCTCTCCATCACTTT GATCGAAGGCATCACTCAAAATAAAACCTACACCTTTCTTGTTCCTCTGGATATTGATATTGGAGAGCTGATGATGATCAAACTGAAATGGGAAGGAACAGCCATCTGGGAAAACATTTGGGACACCGTCCAAACCATCATCCCTTGGCGAAAGGGAGACCGTCGGCCAGGACTTATTGTGAAATCCATACGAGTCAAGGCAGGAGAAACTCAGCAGAA aaTGACATTCTGTTCTCAGCATGTGGATAGTTTGCACCTCTATCCAGGTCATGAGAAAATGTTTGTGAGATGCGAAGTCAGTTCCCAACAGCTGTAG
- the LIPC gene encoding hepatic triacylglycerol lipase isoform X1, protein MRSPPALPLLMLLCVLLALGDPSGRRKKGPRRQLLPRKGSHSHGVAKFLLYSNTVEPGCLMEPDQEATLKSCHFNASLPLVMIIHGWSVDGRLEGWIWKLAEELKSHLAQTNIIIADWLPLAHAHYPVAVQNTRDVGQEIARFLEWLEESLQFHRGDAHLIGYSLGAHVAGFAGSSVRGGGKIGRITGLDPAGPLFEGMSPTDRLSPDDADLVDAIHTFTQQHMGLSVGIKQPVAHFDFYPNGGTFQPGCHIMHVYNHIVQYGITGLTQTVKCAHERSVHLFIDSLRHSQKQITGYWCKNMQMFDKGRCLDCRANRCNTLGYHIRKARVPGSQRLFLKTQAQMPFKVYHYQFKIHFIHEFQERQIDPTFTISLTGNKDDVENLSITLIEGITQNKTYTFLVPLDIDIGELMMIKLKWEGTAIWENIWDTVQTIIPWRKGDRRPGLIVKSIRVKAGETQQKMTFCSQHVDSLHLYPGHEKMFVRCEVSSQQL, encoded by the exons GGCCCCGGCGGCAGCTGCTTCCCAGAAAGGGCAGCCATTCCCACGGCGTGGCCAAGTTCCTGCTGTATTCCAACACGGTGGAGCCAGGCTGCCTGATGGAGCCCGACCAGGAGGCCACCCTCAAGAGCTGCCACTTCAACGCATCCCTCCCGCTGGTGATGATCATCCACGGGTGGTCG GTGGACGGAAGACTAGAAGGCTGGATTTGGAAACTGGCTGAAGAGCTCAAATCCCACCTAGCTCAAACCAACATCATCATTGCTGACTGGCTCCCTCTTGCACATGCGCATTACCCCGTTGCTGTCCAGAATACGCGAGATGTTGGCCAAGAAATTGCTCGCTTCCTAGAATGGCTGGAG GAATCCTTGCAGTTTCACCGAGGTGATGCCCACCTGATTGGGTACAGCCTGGGGGCCCACGTGGCCGGTTTTGCCGGCAGCTCCGTGAGAGGCGGTGGGAAGATCGGCAGGATTACTG GCCTGGATCCTGCCGGCCCCCTCTTTGAAGGCATGTCACCGACAGACCGCCTTTCGCCAGACGACGCTGACTTGGTCGATGCCATCCACACCTTCACCCAGCAGCACATGGGCCTCAGCGTGGGGATCAAGCAGCCTGTGGCTCACTTTGACTTCTATCCCAATGGGGGAACTTTTCAGCCTGGCTGCCACATCATGCATGTTTACAACCACATTGTGCAATATGGAATCACGG GGCTCACCCAGACGGTGAAATGTGCCCATGAGAGGTCGGTTCACCTGTTTATTGACTCCCTGCGGCACAGTCAGAAGCAGATCACAGGCTACTGGTGCAAAAACATGCAGATGTTTGACAAGGGACGCTGCCTCGACTGCCGGGCAAACCGGTGCAACACCCTGGGCTATCATATCCGGAAGGCCCGGGTGCCTGGCAGCCAGAGGCTGTTCCTGAAGACCCAAGCCCAGATGCCGTTCAAAG TTTATCACTATCAGTTTAAAATCCATTTCATCCACGAATTCCAAGAACGTCAAATTGATCCAACGTTCACCATCTCGCTGACCGGCAACAAAGATGATGTTGAAAATCTCTCCATCACTTT GATCGAAGGCATCACTCAAAATAAAACCTACACCTTTCTTGTTCCTCTGGATATTGATATTGGAGAGCTGATGATGATCAAACTGAAATGGGAAGGAACAGCCATCTGGGAAAACATTTGGGACACCGTCCAAACCATCATCCCTTGGCGAAAGGGAGACCGTCGGCCAGGACTTATTGTGAAATCCATACGAGTCAAGGCAGGAGAAACTCAGCAGAA aaTGACATTCTGTTCTCAGCATGTGGATAGTTTGCACCTCTATCCAGGTCATGAGAAAATGTTTGTGAGATGCGAAGTCAGTTCCCAACAGCTGTAG
- the LIPC gene encoding hepatic triacylglycerol lipase isoform X2 produces the protein MMDRQGFLWAWCSSQPGRAVGNQEVPWPAGQLGNLPRALVSLRWRIPARGHLLLRLQVDGRLEGWIWKLAEELKSHLAQTNIIIADWLPLAHAHYPVAVQNTRDVGQEIARFLEWLEESLQFHRGDAHLIGYSLGAHVAGFAGSSVRGGGKIGRITGLDPAGPLFEGMSPTDRLSPDDADLVDAIHTFTQQHMGLSVGIKQPVAHFDFYPNGGTFQPGCHIMHVYNHIVQYGITGLTQTVKCAHERSVHLFIDSLRHSQKQITGYWCKNMQMFDKGRCLDCRANRCNTLGYHIRKARVPGSQRLFLKTQAQMPFKVYHYQFKIHFIHEFQERQIDPTFTISLTGNKDDVENLSITLIEGITQNKTYTFLVPLDIDIGELMMIKLKWEGTAIWENIWDTVQTIIPWRKGDRRPGLIVKSIRVKAGETQQKMTFCSQHVDSLHLYPGHEKMFVRCEVSSQQL, from the exons ATGATGGACAGGCAAGGCTTCCTTTGGGCTTGGTGCAGCAGCCAGCCAGGCCGTGCTGTTGGGAATCAGGAGGTGCCCTGGCCTGCTGGCCAACTGGGCAACCTTCCAAGGGCACTGGTGTCCCTCAGGTGGAGGATCCCAGCAAGGGGGCATTTGCTCTTGCGGCTGCAGGTGGACGGAAGACTAGAAGGCTGGATTTGGAAACTGGCTGAAGAGCTCAAATCCCACCTAGCTCAAACCAACATCATCATTGCTGACTGGCTCCCTCTTGCACATGCGCATTACCCCGTTGCTGTCCAGAATACGCGAGATGTTGGCCAAGAAATTGCTCGCTTCCTAGAATGGCTGGAG GAATCCTTGCAGTTTCACCGAGGTGATGCCCACCTGATTGGGTACAGCCTGGGGGCCCACGTGGCCGGTTTTGCCGGCAGCTCCGTGAGAGGCGGTGGGAAGATCGGCAGGATTACTG GCCTGGATCCTGCCGGCCCCCTCTTTGAAGGCATGTCACCGACAGACCGCCTTTCGCCAGACGACGCTGACTTGGTCGATGCCATCCACACCTTCACCCAGCAGCACATGGGCCTCAGCGTGGGGATCAAGCAGCCTGTGGCTCACTTTGACTTCTATCCCAATGGGGGAACTTTTCAGCCTGGCTGCCACATCATGCATGTTTACAACCACATTGTGCAATATGGAATCACGG GGCTCACCCAGACGGTGAAATGTGCCCATGAGAGGTCGGTTCACCTGTTTATTGACTCCCTGCGGCACAGTCAGAAGCAGATCACAGGCTACTGGTGCAAAAACATGCAGATGTTTGACAAGGGACGCTGCCTCGACTGCCGGGCAAACCGGTGCAACACCCTGGGCTATCATATCCGGAAGGCCCGGGTGCCTGGCAGCCAGAGGCTGTTCCTGAAGACCCAAGCCCAGATGCCGTTCAAAG TTTATCACTATCAGTTTAAAATCCATTTCATCCACGAATTCCAAGAACGTCAAATTGATCCAACGTTCACCATCTCGCTGACCGGCAACAAAGATGATGTTGAAAATCTCTCCATCACTTT GATCGAAGGCATCACTCAAAATAAAACCTACACCTTTCTTGTTCCTCTGGATATTGATATTGGAGAGCTGATGATGATCAAACTGAAATGGGAAGGAACAGCCATCTGGGAAAACATTTGGGACACCGTCCAAACCATCATCCCTTGGCGAAAGGGAGACCGTCGGCCAGGACTTATTGTGAAATCCATACGAGTCAAGGCAGGAGAAACTCAGCAGAA aaTGACATTCTGTTCTCAGCATGTGGATAGTTTGCACCTCTATCCAGGTCATGAGAAAATGTTTGTGAGATGCGAAGTCAGTTCCCAACAGCTGTAG